The sequence aaatgtaaactgaactttattgactataatgactccttttccagtctttgattatttaattgtaattaattatttgcatgcaatcaaaaactatttttaataatgccaaagaagtataaatttttacgcgcgtacataagtacacgcacccttttttttaactaaatttagcttttaaaattgaaatctcctcgttttattttcagatacAGCCAACACCCTCATATAATAACCCTTCGGGGGGTATACGAGGAAGGCGGCCGCATTCTCGCTGTGACGGAACTTTGTCGTGGCGGGGAATTGCTAGAGCATATTACCCAAAAACGCTTTCTTCCCGAAAGGGAAGCAGCGCCCATACTAAGGAATGTATTGCACGCGGTACATTATCTACATGCGCATACGACGGTTCACAGGTAACTGAAAATTATGTTGAATTTGTTAAAGTTAAACACAGAAATTGACAGCCTATGAAACtagataaaagtaaaacttaatcaaaattaagtaaaaaaaatttgataagaaaagttatatatagaaaaacgacgggttgcactccgggagtgttGCCAGAagtaaaacttgaatattaacgttgtgcatttttgatattttggaatggttagggaataattttgcacgaattgctttaattataagtataaaagtactatcatttatgtggtagaatacaatatttattgcgctattgtacacaaacatgacaatttgtattatattaaacacgccgcgccagctgtctactctccattcGTCGTCAGTCTgaccaaataattaataataaagctttagacGTTTCGCAAAATTAAACCTTGATTAATTGACTTAAGGTACAATTCCACATGCATCAATATATCTgaggaaagagacaaatgaattaaaactgtaTAGCACGAAGGTTcataatcctttaaaaaaacatccgtcttacgaatttgtcCTGACGcgcgtttaaattttttttacccattccaaaaaagtgtacaacgccgctaaagaagttttcaaatatgtaataaatattttttatttcttttcatataataaaattttctttttaataaatattttgtctatTGACACAAAGCGGACCGATTCTTCCGTATTCTAGATTACCTaacttaaatctagtttcTAGAGGTATCAAATGTGTCGAAGTTTGTCATATTTGACACTTATCAGTTCTGAATGATTGAACAatctaaacaatattttacctATTACTAATattcataagtaaaaaatttcaGGTAATAGTTATCttcataaaaaacatatttaaagtaaaaaaaaaatatttacagagACATAAAGCCCTCGAATATCCTGTTCGCAACTGCTCAAAAGCGTCCCGAAGACATTCGTCTTGTGGACTTTGGACTCGCGAAGCAGCTCAGAGCTGAAAATGGCCTCCTCATGACTCCGTGCTACACGGCCAACTTTGTCGCTCCGGAAGTGCTGAAACGTGCCGGATATGATGCTGCTTGCGATATTTGGAGCTTGGGTAAGATCTCTTCCAAATTGCAGAATGCTTATTCATAACCATagatttttgtatggataAAAAGTGTTTGTGGAACTACACaaattagatatatatttaagagcTATTATCGTATATAAAAGGCATCGCTTGATGTCTTAAAAataagatatacaaatacttgacaaaacctttaaagtataaaaatcctgatgtttgattttattacaaatgaaTTAAAGTAGACTTACTTAATTCTTTCGTGGTCATGCAATTAAAATCTTGGTAAATGAGTCTCTCGTTTTGaattaagttataaattatattcaaattaaaaatcatttattcatttgggtaacaaaatgtacacttatgaacgtcaaaaaataaatatacattaaatgcttctaattttacatttactgccagttctcgaATTAAGGGCGTataacggaagagaagaactggcaatcaAACTACATATAAAGTTTGTATTACGcctaaatataaaagtttttccTTCAGGTGTTCTCGCATATATAATGCTGTCGGGAAGGACTCCATTTGCCAGCACGGGAGATGACACTCCGGAGGCCATACTTACCAGGATTGAATCGGGAAAGgtatcttaaattaattattaattaagttctttattcatattaagatttcattgatttttaaaattaaaatatatctttttttttgtattatgaaTCTGATTAGAAAAATTGCATTTCTTCActattcttttcttttttactgttttctttaaatggaAGAGATTGCTAGGTAGCGATAAAGGTGCCCGTTGCACCacgttttttaaagtttattattatttaattcgtgtgtaaaaactatataatatataattcttttttttttgaagacgtatcaatattcattaatttctCGTTTAATGTatgcatatttataattaatttaaatgttctgttttatgtgtaatattttgtgtctttttattcaccttaatatataaatattatttaatgtcaTCCCTATAATATATCCTCTATAATCCGTAGAAATATTTCCACGTAACCACATTTAGTAAATATGTTCTAACATATACCCGGTTCCTTCCAGTATACAATTCGACATAATTAtactttgtattgtattttttttgtgtcgaatatatgtatgttatacATTCCAGGTGGACCTATCGGGTGGAGCGTGGCGTCAAGTGTCAACTGAGGCTCGGAATTGTGTCAGACGTATGTTGCAACTGGAGCCGGCGTTGCGTCCGCGCGCTTCAGATCTGTTGCGAGAGGCGTGGCTCAGTCCGGGCCACGCCCACTCGGCCGCCGAACCCTCTGATGCTCCCACACACGATACACCACCTGCTGCGGACTTGCGACGAGCCGTCGATCTTACTTACCAGGTGAGTTTTACTACCGCAAACACACATTGACAAATCttcgtttttaatttattttattatgaattacctaagatgtcatgtggaacgtggtgtaatggttgcagctccttacaaacgttgtgttaaacaaaaaacttggcgattaaaaagagtgacggagagaTTATtgccttgatttgagaactggcagtaaatgtaaaattagaagcatttaatgtatacgTTCTTATGAACACTTATGTGTACTTTGTTACctataagaataattttaattttagtttattgccagttgaCAGACCTTTATAGATtaagcggacccgacagacgttattaataaaaataatttaaatgtggaTCAAAACCAATCCAGAATTCACTTGAACATATAaacaatttcatcaaaatccgtCCAGACGTTTGCGacgagtttaattacaaacacacgcccagaagatttatatacatataatagtgtcaagtgacataaattaaacatcgtcgatcagacggtaaagacaacattacaaaagagtttgtataggaaaatatattatgttttccttacatcTTTGTGGttttgtatgtgtgtgtatgtgttaTGTGACATACAGCGAAGTACAAGAGCTGGAAAAAGCTTTGGTTCCTGAAGGAAATCTAAAACTGGGGAATCTCTTAacgtaaattatttactttccAGGCGATGACGTCAGCGCCCTTAACGCCGCACATACTCGGCCCAGTATCACAATCGACGCTTGCGCAGCGACGCATCAAACCCCAAAGGACATTCTCGCCTACACAGTTGTAATTGGTAAAATACTGTAGATCAGGAAACAATTTGACACTAAATACGTAAAGAACAGTATACGgtaacaacaatttttttgtttgaaagaaaataatagaatCAATTAACTATTGCAAaaggtttaaaaattaattattacttacctCGTGAGATTAATTCCAGTTAACGTTTTTATGTAACTTTCAGTTAACCGaacgagattttttttttagattaagtAGCCTTTGAAAACGCGACTAAAATATACTCAGtggaaatataaaagataaatttagaaaaatcaaaATGAGATTTGTACCTTAAAAGGTTATTGTGACTTATAGCTtgaacctaacctttttttaattccttttGCGGCTTTATCGCTTTCACAATGCTACGTGCACAAGTCATTGGTTTGTAGAACCAccgtatttaaaaatatagtactCAGAGTCgtttattaatagttaatggctatttaacaaatttaaaacaattaatcatAGATCGAGGCCGAAGAGTCTTGCAAATCAATTGTTAACTAATCCGGCTTTAAATTTTGTACCTGAATTTCATCCatcaatttattaatcaacATTATCGATAATTTTTCGGACTCTGAGGTCGATAAATCAGTTGAAGAACCGTTAACAAGGGcgatgtaaaaatatataagttatgtaaaacgtaaacattttcataaaaaataaatcattattacaCCGTTTTTACTAAAGTACTCACCTGTCTCTTTCCATCACAACgttaacacaatttgacagaaagggACGACACATTCGTTAAGAAAGTGCAATTAGACTggtttacttttaaataataagggGTATtctgttttctttaaaaataatttattgcattttctctttattttttgaaataaaacacattCACATTCTCTATCTACTgagattaaaatgaaatattcatttattctattttcttagaaataattatgttaatagCAAAATATTACTATTCCAAATTATTCTTCAATTTGGCATTTTAGGTTACAGAGACATTCCATATGACATTTATGTTCTATCTTTAGTAAAGGTATGTCAATATCGTCTTCCTACAGATAGaagagatttttatataataaatatattatatttttataatatagctTCTTACCCACCTTTTGAAACCTCTTGGTGCCATTTTCTTTAAGTGCCACGTAAGCGCTTCACTATATTATCTTATTTAGCGTCATAACAATATttccatttaaatataaaacttatacttttaaattctaGGATAATTCATATTATGGGCGTTAAATAAGGCCtaaattagtaaaattatcatgttatgcaaatatttttggaaaGTATTACAAtcaaaaagttcaaaaaagtaacaaatcaaaatataaatatttttattttacaaattgataggaaaaaataattttaatcgaTTACTTAATGATGCGATTTGTCGGTATTAAGCATAatgttaaagtaaaattaattaataagaaaattagtCACGGTTACAACCGTTTAGCGAgttcaatgtatatttttatacttcttaaaataaatatatttactaattgCATATTAGTGGTtgatgtttaaatttttaccaaAGATTAAATGCATATTGGCTCGTCCCTATACTCATTTTCTGTAGTCTATATTTGTATAACAACGTTGCTATGGTAACGTATCTTTTGCTTGTCAAATGAGTATAGAAACGCGCCAACAGTCAATTTAGGTAAGTGCTGTCTTCAATGGGGATTTTTTGCAACATTTTACTCTAAACTTGAATTATTATAggtacttattttaatataaaagagcATAATTTTGTGACTGTATATTTGCAAGTAAGTACAATAGTGTTTAGTTTAATGAAATATGTGATTCACAAACGACAATTTtgtgcaaaattattatttcaagaaCTGACACGCACACTCCgttttgaaacatttttagtaGCTTggtgtataatgtatatgtttgaTAAATATACTCTGCAAACTATAAAGTATATTCCTAAAATACTTCGTACAGTATTAAGTCACTCTAGAGATACTCATTGGACATATCTAAAGAAACTTGTCATAGTAATTCATATCATGAAAAGTACACGCCAATTATATTACAGATTtcagtattttaaatgtatgttaattattttcataccaaaatagaattaatgtatttataggattatttgaaaatgttcATTCGAAAGCCTTATTTCAAACATGTttcaatatttgaaatattctttaaacaaaatatatatatgttatttattttttatttacaatttttagaaGCTTCACGCATGATATAAGAGTAGACTTTCCGAAATTTGGTCATTAATAGAAGATGCACAAAATTAGCacatagatataatatatgtagtgATATGTGATGTACTGTATTCATGTTATAAATGATGCATTTTACTATTGAAAATCACTTTCTCCGTCACAAAATGTAACttgttaaataatactaaGTATTTTCTTACTCAAAGTCCATTTGTAGGTTTTCTATGGCATTTTAGACTGTGAACTCATGTTGACAAATTTCAAGACTAAATTGTATCACATGCTGGACCAGCTTAAAGTACACAACTAGAGGAAGGCCTgtctatattttgttaaaatggataattttatacaatgtctaatttatcaataatatgCATACCAATAATATTGATCAGTGTGGTCTGATGAAACTTATGCATcttttttataagttatttgTGTTACAATTTTCAAATGCCTTTATATATTAACTGAGTAGAACGGTATACTCATGatgaaatgttattttgtCACATCTATTTTTCTATCTATCAAAAAGAAATCCAATTATAAGTAAGTTGTTAAAGTAGGAATTCCTAAGATGAGATGTAATATATTGTTGATATTGCTTagtttgttgttttatttcataatttttcctttgtgtgatgtgagtgtctatgagCATGGGCTTGCCCTCACTTATCTTATTAAGTTATGATAAACTTTCTGCCAGTTAGCTCAATAAAAAATCCAGTTAACTGGTAAATGAACATTGTACTTTGAAATATTACACTTAGTGCAGAGAAGTTATATATCATTCGAATTTGAATGATGGAATGCCATGTAAACTTAGCAGCAGTTgagataaataaacaaatttatagattataaataaatttattggtttatattttttttaaattaaatattaaaaacaataatgtaataattttttttacatacattaattaattattaattttattatcatattattaatttattattttacatatattaatattgatacATCATTTCACGCTGACACCATGTAGAGTAGCAGCAACTACAGGTCCTTTGCCAGGGACAACTAGAGGGCTGCCCTTATAACAAGCAATTTTCTTATCATCTGTCTTCAAATCAGGGGCACAGGTTTCAAAAATCTTTTTCTTAGGGTTTAGTTGAGGTTCAGGCTCCCGAGGGTATCCTTCACAGGATACTAGATCTCCAGGAATGGCCCCAGCAGGCGGAATTAAAACTTCTACCTTTTCAGGTGATGAAGCACACATGACCATTGCTTCAGATGTTACTCCTCGCATCTGgaacataaattaaaagattaaTAGATAAGACAAATGTTTTAGATATTGTAATTCCTTCATCATAAAAAAGGTGAACCTTGCCTTATATAACAGTGGCACCGCAATTCaaaggaatttaaaatattatatcatgTGTTAGTGTTAATATTAATCTGAGCTTTACCTTAACTGGTTTCAAATTGCATAGGACCATAACAATTCTGTCTCTCATATCATCAATCGGCACATGATTAACAAGCCCAGACACAACTGTGCGTGGAATATTCTCTCCACAATCAATTTTTTCAACATAGAGACTGTCTGCATCAGGATGCTTATTTATGCCAATAATTTTTCCTATCCTTAGATCTAATTTTCGTATGTCTACGACAGAGTCAACACTAGATGAGGCGTTTTCagtcttttcttttttctttgcTGGCTCTTTTTTCGCTTTCTTAGTTTCCTGTGGTATTGCTTCTAGTGTACTACTTGAAACTAAAAGAGCCTCTGAAGTAAGAACGGTTTTGTCTGGTAACTGATACTGTTTTTTGCCTTGCTGTGTTTCCAACTTTATCAGCTCTAACTTTGCCTTTACAACTTTTGATGAAAGGGCATTGTTTTCCTTAATTAGGGAGTTGATTTCttcttgaattttaaaatttcttactTCATccaactaaaattaaatgcgttaatataataataaacaccatttaaatattcaatcaatatttattataggtaCACTACCTTTTTTCTCAAATCGGCTAATCGATTTTCTGCAATTTCTGCATTGTTTATTACTGTTGAGTGATTATGGGACATGTTTCgtataattattcttattgaCTTAAAGTAACTTCCTTTCATCCGAAAAATTTTGTCCCGACTTTTTTCTAGGTACTGATAACTCCTAAGAGTCCTAAGTAATCCACAAAAATAACCTAAAAACTAGTGAGTAGTGGCATCCTGAATCCACAGACCACCGAGAAccgcaattttttttggagGTTATGGCCTGGTATACCTTTAGGCCAAATATTctagctattattattatttaccatAGCCTAGGTATACTTTAGCTAAagctaattaattttctaaataaattccCATGGCTGTTTCTGCTAATCATTGCATGCAATCAATACTCTTGTTGTGATATCTTTCTGGTATGATTAAGtctatgtaacaaaatatccGTACTGGTATTACAATGTCTTCTTAATTTTCTATCCTACAGTAATATGAAGAAGGAAAAGAGTAGGTACATCTCGTTTACACGAAAATATTGTTCCTGTAATATGTAGTATTTTATgaggttttataaaaaaaaatacttattgtaattattatctatgatTGTTACTGGCAACTTCAAAATGCTACCatgataagaaaattaaaaagtaaaaaaacaaatatggaCGTTGGAATGGCGTCATAAATAGTTAATGacgttgtttattattttatgctgggtattttaattaacactcGACTTAAAATCTGCTTTGTGGTGTTTTGTAAAATGTGACTACTGCGTGGTTAACTAGAATGGACTgttttcgactatgtattaattttgcgTAGTAATCAAAATGTCAAACAATACTGTCGGCTCTTCGGGACATGCTCCCGGCAAAATACGTGGACCTGGAAGACCTCCAAAACGAACTTGTACTTGGTGTGGCGAAAGTAAAACACCACTAAAGTATGTATTGCCTACTGAAAATAGTAAAAAGGAGTTTTGTTCAGAGACTTGTCTCTCTGAATTCCGACAGGCTTACAGCAAAGGTGCCTGTCTACACTGCGACAATGTTATTCGCGGCAATGCCCCTTCGAACAAAAACTTTTGCTCTACATACTGTCTGAATAAATATCAAAAGAAAAACGAGAAGAGAACTACGTCCCCTCAGTCTGGTAATGGAGCTAATGGTACTGAAAGTAATTCAAACAATAATTCTACCACATACTACGATTTATATCAATCTTTCGATTGGACTGAATATATGAAAGAAACAAGTAGTGTAGCTGCTCCTGATGAATGTTTTAAGCAGGCTCCTTTACCTCCTGTCAATGATTTCAAAGTGAATAtgaaattagaagcattagaTCCTCGTAATTTGACATCAACCTGTATAGCTACTGTAGTGGGTGTGTTAGGGCCCAGGCTAAGATTAAGGCTTGATGGTAGTGACAACAAAAATGACTTTTGGAGGCTTGTGGATGCAGGAGATATTCATACAATTGGACATTGTGAAAAAAATGATGGTATGTTACAGCCTCCACTAGGATTTCGCATGAATGCTAGTAGTTGGCCTATGTTTTTGCTCAAAACTCTTAATGGAGCTGACATGGCTCCCTCAAAAGTGTTTCAGCCTGAACCACCCACACCAAAGACTAACTTATTTGTTGTTGGTCAAAAATTAGAGGCTGTTGATAAAAAGAATCCGCAGTTGATTTGTTGTGCAACAGTGGGGGCAGTTAAAAATGACCAGATTCATGTGACATTTGATGGATGGAGAGGTGCATTTGATTACTGGTGTAGGTACGACTCCCGGGATATATTCCCAGTAGGCTGGTGTGCCCGAGCTGGGCATCCTTTACAGCCTCCAGGTCAAAAGAATGCAACTACACCAACTAGGTATGATTATTTTCAATGTTTGGCTATagttataacataatataattattaacattacaaATCATAACTGAAAATTATCAACTAGTTACTAATTCTCTTTTCAGATTTAAGTTACGCCCAAGTGGTATACCAAATCCTGCTTTACCAGAAGGAGGCTCTACCGGTAATAACAATACTGGAACTACCAACTCTGGTACATCTAGTCCTGTGCCCAACATTTGTCTACACATTCGTAGTAGTTGCCAAGGGGGAAGTCCCAATTTACCCACCTCTGTCAATGGAATTGGTGCTTCAGGGGCGGCAGAAACTCTTGTCAAGGAGCTACTAAGTTCTCATCCTGACCCACAGAAATTAACCAGGGCTATTCTCACAGCCTCGAGTAGCTATTCTAATATTACTAATGTACAGGTAAATTATGCTTCCTATCATGCTTATGTTatcctt is a genomic window of Pieris napi chromosome 2, ilPieNapi1.2, whole genome shotgun sequence containing:
- the LOC125063033 gene encoding aminoacyl tRNA synthase complex-interacting multifunctional protein 1, which produces MKGSYFKSIRIIIRNMSHNHSTVINNAEIAENRLADLRKKLDEVRNFKIQEEINSLIKENNALSSKVVKAKLELIKLETQQGKKQYQLPDKTVLTSEALLVSSSTLEAIPQETKKAKKEPAKKKEKTENASSSVDSVVDIRKLDLRIGKIIGINKHPDADSLYVEKIDCGENIPRTVVSGLVNHVPIDDMRDRIVMVLCNLKPVKMRGVTSEAMVMCASSPEKVEVLIPPAGAIPGDLVSCEGYPREPEPQLNPKKKIFETCAPDLKTDDKKIACYKGSPLVVPGKGPVVAATLHGVSVK
- the LOC125063027 gene encoding polycomb protein Scm isoform X2; the encoded protein is MSNNTVGSSGHAPGKIRGPGRPPKRTCTWCGESKTPLKYVLPTENSKKEFCSETCLSEFRQAYSKGACLHCDNVIRGNAPSNKNFCSTYCLNKYQKKNEKRTTSPQSGNGANGTESNSNNNSTTYYDLYQSFDWTEYMKETSSVAAPDECFKQAPLPPVNDFKVNMKLEALDPRNLTSTCIATVVGVLGPRLRLRLDGSDNKNDFWRLVDAGDIHTIGHCEKNDGMLQPPLGFRMNASSWPMFLLKTLNGADMAPSKVFQPEPPTPKTNLFVVGQKLEAVDKKNPQLICCATVGAVKNDQIHVTFDGWRGAFDYWCRYDSRDIFPVGWCARAGHPLQPPGQKNATTPTRFKLRPSGIPNPALPEGGSTGNNNTGTTNSGTSSPVPNICLHIRSSCQGGSPNLPTSVNGIGASGAAETLVKELLSSHPDPQKLTRAILTASSSYSNITNVQVSSGSKNYSVKVPSDLSRDELKNWVKAVCGGAGWCVGLVEVDTGEAAVRPCTLCGESTSNVAPVKRTKAEGSKVNGEGPGAKLARVSPERPEPASSTTGAPPPPPAALAPPDWSVEDVIGFIAAADQALAAHADLFRKHEIDGKALLLLNSDMMMKYMGLKLGPALKICNLVSKVRNRRHFNA
- the LOC125063027 gene encoding polycomb protein Scm isoform X1; protein product: MSNNTVGSSGHAPGKIRGPGRPPKRTCTWCGESKTPLKYVLPTENSKKEFCSETCLSEFRQAYSKGACLHCDNVIRGNAPSNKNFCSTYCLNKYQKKNEKRTTSPQSGNGANGTESNSNNNSTTYYDLYQSFDWTEYMKETSSVAAPDECFKQAPLPPVNDFKVNMKLEALDPRNLTSTCIATVVGVLGPRLRLRLDGSDNKNDFWRLVDAGDIHTIGHCEKNDGMLQPPLGFRMNASSWPMFLLKTLNGADMAPSKVFQPEPPTPKTNLFVVGQKLEAVDKKNPQLICCATVGAVKNDQIHVTFDGWRGAFDYWCRYDSRDIFPVGWCARAGHPLQPPGQKNATTPTRFKLRPSGIPNPALPEGGSTGNNNTGTTNSGTSSPVPNICLHIRSSCQGGSPNLPTSVNGIGASGAAETLVKELLSSHPDPQKLTRAILTASSSYSNITNVQVSSGSKNYSVKVPSDLSRDELKNWVKAVCGGAGWCVGLVEVDTGEAAVRPCTLCGESTSNVAPVKRTKAQEGSKVNGEGPGAKLARVSPERPEPASSTTGAPPPPPAALAPPDWSVEDVIGFIAAADQALAAHADLFRKHEIDGKALLLLNSDMMMKYMGLKLGPALKICNLVSKVRNRRHFNA